From one Candidatus Zixiibacteriota bacterium genomic stretch:
- a CDS encoding metallophosphoesterase, producing MADWFFVTDIHGSTSRFRKLIERISIDKPQAVLLGGDLLPHGLARRSQTEQYPDDFVNDFMVTEFARIKQSMREDYPRVLLILGNDDPRSEEATFVEAEKTGIWEYINENWVTVGAYRVYGYAYVPPSPFLLKDWEKYDVSRFIDPGCVSPEEGTRTVPVSDREIRHATIKKDLDALGELDDWRKTIFLFHTPPYKTNLDRAALDGMTVDHVPVDVYVGSIAVREFIENRQPLVTLHGHIHESTRLTGQWQDRLAETYMFNAAHDGPELAIVRFNPDNPSEARRIII from the coding sequence GTGGCTGACTGGTTTTTCGTAACAGACATACACGGCTCAACATCGCGCTTTAGAAAGCTTATCGAGCGCATCTCCATCGATAAGCCACAGGCAGTGCTTTTGGGCGGAGACCTTCTCCCCCACGGCCTCGCCCGTCGCTCGCAAACCGAGCAATACCCCGATGATTTCGTAAACGACTTCATGGTTACGGAATTTGCCAGGATCAAGCAGTCCATGCGAGAGGATTATCCAAGGGTGCTGTTGATTCTTGGAAATGATGATCCCCGCTCGGAAGAGGCCACTTTTGTGGAAGCTGAAAAGACCGGAATCTGGGAGTATATCAACGAGAACTGGGTAACTGTAGGTGCTTATCGCGTCTATGGCTATGCCTACGTGCCTCCATCGCCGTTTCTGCTCAAAGACTGGGAGAAGTATGATGTGTCGCGGTTTATCGACCCGGGTTGTGTGTCTCCCGAGGAAGGTACTCGCACCGTGCCGGTATCCGATCGCGAGATTAGGCACGCCACAATAAAAAAGGATCTGGACGCCCTCGGCGAATTAGATGATTGGCGAAAAACAATATTCTTATTTCACACGCCCCCGTATAAAACGAATCTCGATCGGGCCGCGCTTGATGGCATGACTGTGGATCATGTTCCGGTGGATGTCTATGTGGGCAGTATCGCTGTCAGGGAGTTTATCGAAAATCGTCAGCCGCTGGTCACACTTCACGGGCACATTCATGAATCTACGAGGCTGACCGGCCAGTGGCAGGACCGGCTCGCAGAGACGTACATGTTCAACGCTGCGCACGATGGTCCTGAACTGGCAATAGTCCGGTTCAATCCGGACAATCCGTCTGAGGCGCGACGGATAATTATCTAA
- a CDS encoding error-prone DNA polymerase, whose amino-acid sequence MKYIELHCHSNFSFLSGASHPEALVEEAHRLGYEALALTDTNGLYGIVRFSQVAIEKNIRPIFGGEITLDNGHHLLLLIKDAVGYANLCSLISEAKLKSKKDETKITKESLASHRDGLIALSGCALGELPSAILKKDLPTAQRVASEYRELFGADNFYLEMQHHNLPDHQILCEQLSLLGRQLDIETVATNNVHYATKKARMLQDVLTCIKNHTTLDDAANLLYPNAERYLKPPEKMIRRFANYPEAIENSAAIAGRCLFSLDNLQTILPDFPVPDGETVHSYLRKLTYEGAKVRYRELTPKVVGQLEHELKIIQKLNLSGYFLIVWDIARFCKTNGILSQGRGSAANSAVCYCLEVTAVDPIKLDLLFERFVSENRKEPPDIDIDIANNRREEVIQYVYNKYGRNHAAMVCEVISYRGRSATRDVGKALGFSLEEVNLLAKHLDHYSDAEEMTERLKEINFKTDSRRVKLLVELCRQIHRFPRHLGIHVGGMIITKRPLTQVVPVENATMPDRSVIQWDKDDAADAGLVKIDLLGLGMLSLIDIAFKLIKKNHGLDIDPARLSYDDPKVYQLLSSADTLGVFQVESRAQMNCLPRHKPDCFYDLVIEVALIRPGPIQGDMVHPYLRRRNGEEEVTYPHPQLEPILKKTLGVPLFQEQGMRVAVEAANFTLSEADELRRAMGHKRSREKMEALSDKLIKGMMRNGITLEAAERIFKQLAAFADFGFAESHAASFALLVYVSAYLKLYYPAEFYCSLLNSQPMGFYSPSSIAFEMRRKRVRLNHVDVLRSNWDCTVEENSVRLGYQCVKGIGESSGEQIEAARDERLFDSIKDFVFRTGLNQLELTRIAQADGFECFGVTRREAVWQVLSLLRQSPDELQVETTETGLALLPSMTIGDTLVSDFKSMGLSPGPHPIQLIRDRLTDKGVVKSKDLALYPSGRPVKVAGLVVIRQRPVTAKGFLFITLEDETGFSNIVVKPQMSGRFRKEVTQSKALIVRGILEKKDGVINVIGFQFTPFVINESDIAVQSRDFR is encoded by the coding sequence GTGAAGTATATTGAACTACATTGCCACTCAAATTTCTCGTTCTTGAGTGGCGCGAGTCACCCCGAAGCGCTTGTGGAAGAAGCGCATCGGTTGGGGTATGAAGCGCTGGCGCTTACCGATACCAACGGTCTCTACGGTATAGTACGATTCAGCCAGGTGGCGATCGAGAAAAATATCCGGCCGATTTTCGGCGGCGAGATAACGTTGGACAACGGACATCATCTTCTGCTGCTGATCAAAGATGCTGTCGGCTATGCCAACCTGTGCAGTCTTATCAGCGAGGCCAAGCTCAAGAGCAAAAAGGACGAGACAAAGATAACCAAAGAGAGTCTTGCTTCGCACCGCGATGGTTTGATAGCCTTATCCGGTTGCGCTCTCGGAGAACTGCCATCGGCAATCCTGAAAAAAGACCTTCCAACAGCGCAGCGGGTTGCTTCGGAGTACAGAGAGCTTTTCGGCGCGGATAATTTCTATCTGGAGATGCAGCACCACAACCTGCCGGACCATCAGATCTTGTGCGAACAGCTTTCACTTCTGGGGCGGCAACTCGATATTGAAACGGTGGCCACCAACAATGTTCACTACGCCACAAAGAAGGCGCGGATGCTTCAGGATGTCCTCACGTGCATCAAAAACCACACCACTCTGGATGATGCCGCCAATCTTCTGTATCCCAACGCCGAGCGATATTTGAAGCCGCCGGAGAAAATGATTCGAAGGTTTGCGAATTATCCTGAAGCGATTGAAAACAGTGCCGCGATCGCCGGGCGCTGTTTGTTCTCGCTGGATAATCTTCAAACAATACTCCCCGACTTCCCCGTCCCCGACGGCGAGACAGTACACAGCTATCTTCGTAAACTCACCTACGAGGGCGCGAAGGTTCGTTATCGGGAGTTAACACCAAAGGTTGTCGGGCAACTTGAGCACGAATTGAAGATTATCCAGAAGCTCAATCTTTCGGGCTACTTTTTGATTGTTTGGGATATTGCCCGCTTTTGTAAGACCAACGGCATTCTCTCGCAGGGACGCGGCTCGGCGGCTAATTCGGCCGTGTGTTATTGTCTGGAGGTAACCGCGGTCGATCCCATCAAGCTGGACCTTCTGTTCGAACGGTTCGTATCCGAGAATCGTAAGGAACCGCCGGATATCGATATCGATATCGCCAATAATCGCCGCGAGGAGGTTATTCAGTATGTTTACAACAAGTATGGTCGCAATCACGCCGCTATGGTGTGCGAGGTGATAAGCTACCGGGGACGTTCGGCGACGCGCGATGTAGGCAAGGCGTTGGGGTTTTCGCTCGAGGAGGTGAACCTTCTGGCAAAACACCTCGACCACTATTCCGACGCCGAGGAGATGACAGAGCGGTTGAAAGAGATAAATTTCAAGACGGATTCGAGGCGGGTAAAACTGCTGGTCGAGTTGTGCCGGCAGATACATCGATTTCCGCGGCATCTGGGGATTCATGTCGGCGGGATGATTATTACCAAAAGACCTCTCACGCAGGTAGTACCGGTGGAAAACGCCACCATGCCCGACCGGAGCGTGATTCAATGGGATAAAGATGATGCCGCCGATGCCGGACTGGTGAAGATTGACCTCCTGGGATTGGGGATGCTGTCGCTTATCGATATCGCGTTTAAGCTGATAAAGAAAAATCACGGCCTGGATATCGACCCGGCGAGGCTTTCGTATGATGACCCGAAAGTGTATCAACTTCTCAGCAGCGCCGACACACTGGGAGTGTTTCAGGTGGAATCGCGGGCGCAGATGAATTGTCTGCCCCGCCATAAACCCGATTGCTTTTATGACCTGGTGATCGAGGTCGCGTTAATTCGGCCGGGTCCCATTCAGGGAGATATGGTACATCCTTATCTCAGACGTAGAAACGGCGAGGAGGAAGTTACCTACCCGCATCCCCAACTTGAGCCGATTTTGAAAAAGACGCTGGGAGTCCCCCTGTTTCAGGAACAGGGAATGAGAGTGGCGGTGGAGGCGGCCAATTTTACGCTCAGCGAAGCAGATGAACTTCGCCGCGCCATGGGACACAAACGCTCGCGGGAGAAAATGGAAGCGCTGAGTGACAAGCTGATTAAAGGAATGATGCGAAATGGAATCACGCTTGAGGCGGCGGAAAGAATTTTCAAGCAGCTCGCGGCTTTTGCTGATTTCGGGTTCGCCGAATCGCATGCCGCCTCGTTCGCGCTTCTGGTTTATGTGTCGGCCTACTTAAAGCTGTACTATCCGGCGGAATTCTATTGCTCGCTGTTGAACTCTCAACCGATGGGTTTCTACTCGCCATCGAGCATCGCCTTCGAGATGCGCCGCAAACGGGTCAGGCTGAATCATGTCGATGTCTTGCGGAGCAACTGGGATTGTACGGTCGAGGAGAATTCGGTTCGACTGGGATATCAATGCGTCAAAGGAATTGGCGAAAGCTCCGGGGAACAAATAGAAGCTGCCAGAGATGAACGGCTGTTCGATTCGATAAAAGATTTCGTGTTCAGGACCGGCCTCAATCAACTTGAGCTGACCCGGATCGCACAGGCGGATGGGTTTGAGTGTTTTGGGGTAACCCGTCGTGAAGCGGTCTGGCAGGTGTTGTCGCTTTTGAGACAGTCACCCGATGAACTTCAGGTCGAGACAACCGAGACCGGCCTTGCTTTGTTGCCATCGATGACTATCGGCGACACGCTGGTTTCGGATTTCAAAAGCATGGGCCTTTCCCCCGGACCGCACCCGATACAACTTATCAGAGACAGGCTGACCGACAAGGGAGTGGTGAAATCGAAAGACCTGGCATTGTATCCTTCGGGCAGGCCGGTTAAAGTGGCGGGGTTGGTAGTTATCAGACAACGCCCGGTTACGGCGAAAGGGTTTCTGTTTATCACGCTCGAGGATGAAACCGGCTTTTCCAATATCGTGGTCAAACCTCAGATGTCAGGCCGCTTTCGCAAAGAAGTCACACAATCCAAGGCTTTGATAGTGCGCGGAATATTGGAAAAGAAGGATGGGGTAATCAATGTGATAGGCTTTCAATTTACACCGTTTGTGATAAATGAGTCTGACATCGCTGTCCAAAGCCGCGATTTCAGGTAG
- a CDS encoding IS110 family transposase, whose protein sequence is MDKSRFCVGVDVGKDELVVAIADKKTRFFGTTTSEVRRMYRWLNKCSGGGSIHLGMEATGVYSTKVALKLVEYNQTTVSVINPAQIAAHGRVLLKRTKTDSVDAQVILDFVIKHCPLPWQPPSEAHRRLSSLVTQADAIKAEIGQWRSRQHAHKHTPELPREVTSSAAKIMKTLQQELVKIEAAIEQLCQQDMQLAEDIAIATSIVGIGNCSAAQILAYGGDALTQRTRRQLDAHAGLAPAQRQSGTSVRGKPHLAKQGNARLRRALYMPTLVAVHHNPVLMRYYRRLIDKGKLKKVALAACMRKMLNIIRAMLIKRERFNPQYQPLT, encoded by the coding sequence GTGGACAAGAGTCGTTTTTGCGTGGGTGTGGATGTTGGCAAAGATGAGTTAGTCGTAGCCATTGCCGATAAAAAGACCCGATTCTTTGGTACAACCACAAGTGAGGTCAGGCGTATGTATCGCTGGCTAAACAAGTGTTCCGGCGGCGGTTCGATTCATCTGGGTATGGAAGCGACCGGAGTTTACAGCACCAAAGTAGCATTGAAGTTGGTTGAATACAATCAGACAACGGTGAGTGTTATCAATCCGGCTCAGATAGCAGCACATGGTCGAGTATTGTTAAAACGGACGAAGACGGACAGTGTTGATGCTCAGGTGATATTGGACTTTGTAATCAAGCACTGTCCTTTGCCCTGGCAGCCGCCATCGGAAGCTCATCGCCGGCTCTCTTCGCTGGTGACCCAGGCGGATGCCATCAAGGCCGAGATAGGTCAATGGAGAAGCCGTCAGCACGCCCATAAACACACACCCGAGTTACCCCGGGAGGTAACGAGTTCTGCCGCTAAGATTATGAAGACTCTACAACAGGAGTTGGTAAAGATCGAGGCCGCCATTGAACAACTCTGTCAGCAGGATATGCAACTAGCCGAGGATATAGCTATTGCAACTTCGATTGTCGGTATCGGCAATTGTTCTGCGGCTCAGATATTAGCTTACGGTGGTGACGCTCTGACCCAGCGAACTCGCCGTCAACTGGACGCTCATGCCGGACTGGCCCCGGCTCAAAGACAATCAGGGACTTCAGTACGAGGTAAACCTCACCTGGCTAAACAAGGCAATGCACGGCTCAGAAGAGCCCTCTACATGCCAACCCTCGTGGCGGTGCACCACAACCCTGTTCTGATGCGGTACTATCGGCGACTAATTGATAAAGGAAAACTCAAAAAAGTCGCTCTGGCGGCCTGCATGAGGAAAATGCTGAACATAATCAGAGCTATGCTCATAAAAAGAGAAAGGTTCAATCCACAATATCAACCATTGACATAA
- the amrB gene encoding AmmeMemoRadiSam system protein B translates to MSKSACFMLSAAFILMLTGDTAAGVRKPAVAGTFYPSDSAELSRMVDGHLVAAGEIPSIDGQIIALVVPHAGLIYSGPIAAYSYKLLENSNVNTVILCGPSHRLGFDGVSVYGPGITWQTPLGDVKCDDSVCQTLLDYDGISVIPEAHINEHCLEVQLPYLQTVLKEFEIVPALIGYRNHDNIKRLEGALSRVTDDARTVMIASTDWQHYRPASQGWKLDSAGIDCIKRLDPDALESYLQQGRTEACGGAALVAVMRAAIAKGANRAKILKYGDSGDLTGDKSSVVGYAAAVIYKSDGKDTSNPTEPSGGETMKSDSSPKFELTDADRHLLLEIARTSIDCHLNKKPLPDYDVSQTLRDNGAAFVTLNKSGRLRGCIGYTMAFKPLWETVSECAVKAAVEDPRFPPVIAGELPELHIEISVLTPLERVKSLDEIKVGRDGLMISLGMQRGLLLPQVATDYGWTETEFLQQTCRKAGLPLDAYKSPNATIERFQAVIFEEE, encoded by the coding sequence ATGTCAAAATCAGCCTGTTTTATGCTTTCGGCGGCGTTTATCCTGATGCTTACGGGTGACACGGCCGCCGGGGTGCGAAAACCCGCGGTGGCCGGGACTTTTTACCCATCCGACAGCGCCGAATTGAGCCGGATGGTCGATGGTCACTTGGTCGCTGCCGGAGAGATTCCTTCGATCGACGGCCAGATAATCGCCCTTGTTGTCCCCCACGCCGGACTGATTTATTCGGGACCAATCGCCGCTTATAGTTACAAGTTGCTCGAAAACAGTAATGTCAACACCGTTATCCTGTGCGGCCCCTCGCATCGTCTCGGATTCGACGGTGTTTCTGTTTACGGCCCCGGCATCACCTGGCAGACGCCTCTCGGCGATGTAAAATGCGATGACTCGGTCTGCCAGACGCTTCTGGACTATGATGGCATCTCGGTCATTCCGGAAGCCCACATCAACGAGCATTGCCTCGAGGTCCAGCTTCCCTACCTGCAAACCGTTCTCAAAGAATTCGAAATCGTGCCCGCCCTGATAGGCTATCGCAACCACGACAATATCAAGCGCCTTGAAGGCGCCCTGTCCAGGGTGACTGATGATGCCCGCACGGTGATGATCGCCTCAACCGACTGGCAGCATTACCGTCCCGCCTCGCAGGGATGGAAACTAGACTCGGCTGGTATCGACTGTATCAAGCGGCTCGACCCCGATGCCCTCGAGTCGTATTTGCAGCAGGGTCGCACCGAAGCCTGCGGCGGCGCGGCGCTGGTCGCCGTGATGCGGGCTGCTATCGCCAAAGGAGCCAACCGCGCGAAGATTCTCAAATATGGCGACTCGGGCGACCTGACCGGTGATAAAAGCAGTGTGGTCGGCTACGCGGCCGCCGTAATATATAAAAGCGATGGAAAGGATACTTCAAACCCCACGGAGCCATCCGGAGGAGAAACCATGAAGAGCGATTCCTCTCCCAAATTTGAACTCACTGATGCAGATCGTCATCTGCTTTTAGAAATAGCCCGTACATCCATTGACTGCCACCTAAACAAGAAGCCTCTGCCGGACTATGATGTATCTCAGACACTCCGCGATAACGGCGCTGCTTTTGTCACGCTGAATAAAAGCGGCCGCCTTCGCGGATGTATCGGCTACACGATGGCGTTCAAGCCGCTGTGGGAAACTGTCTCCGAGTGTGCTGTCAAGGCGGCGGTCGAGGACCCCCGTTTCCCGCCCGTGATAGCGGGCGAACTGCCTGAGCTTCACATCGAAATATCGGTGCTGACACCGCTGGAAAGAGTGAAATCGCTCGATGAAATCAAAGTCGGGCGCGATGGACTGATGATCTCGCTGGGGATGCAGCGCGGGCTGCTTTTGCCGCAGGTTGCCACCGACTATGGCTGGACCGAGACCGAATTTCTTCAGCAGACCTGCCGCAAAGCCGGCCTGCCCTTGGATGCCTACAAATCCCCAAACGCTACCATCGAACGCTTTCAGGCGGTGATATTCGAAGAAGAATGA
- a CDS encoding DUF362 domain-containing protein, translating into MSRVVVVRYDGADLMSGLSVRQYRDILQAGLSALGSNFLKDRLLGRAKGKSTTVGIKPNCLAKHLNSTPVALANALIELLVEAGVSENNTVVWERSNRELSEAGYELNASFAGRRCLGTDTNGVGYSSEFYTSGDVNSLVTKILTEMVDININLPVLKDHSLAGMSAGLKNMYGAIHNPNKYHGDNCNPFCAHVSNLDPIRKKNRLTVIDAVRVQYHGGPGFIGDYFYHYGGVILSEDPVACDTVGLQILEKIRKDKGLPPLDKAGRPVKYLASANQIGLGEAVMDKIEVETIRLGIANMQ; encoded by the coding sequence ATGAGCCGTGTGGTTGTTGTAAGATACGATGGCGCCGATTTGATGTCCGGGCTCAGCGTCAGGCAGTACCGGGACATTCTTCAGGCCGGACTCAGCGCGTTGGGCTCCAACTTCCTGAAGGATCGCTTGCTCGGCAGAGCCAAAGGAAAATCAACGACGGTCGGTATCAAACCCAACTGTCTGGCCAAACATCTCAACTCAACACCGGTAGCCCTTGCCAACGCGCTCATCGAACTGCTCGTAGAAGCCGGAGTCTCGGAGAACAACACTGTTGTGTGGGAGCGCTCCAACCGGGAACTCAGCGAGGCCGGATATGAACTTAATGCCTCGTTTGCGGGTAGGCGATGTTTAGGAACCGATACGAACGGGGTGGGCTACTCCAGTGAATTCTATACTTCGGGCGATGTTAACTCGCTGGTAACAAAAATTCTGACCGAGATGGTTGACATAAATATCAACCTGCCTGTTTTAAAAGACCATTCGCTGGCGGGGATGTCGGCCGGACTGAAAAACATGTACGGTGCGATTCACAATCCCAACAAGTATCACGGTGATAACTGCAATCCGTTCTGCGCGCATGTGAGCAATTTGGACCCGATAAGAAAGAAGAATCGCCTGACTGTTATCGATGCTGTCCGGGTGCAGTATCATGGCGGTCCCGGTTTTATCGGCGACTATTTCTATCACTATGGTGGCGTAATATTATCAGAGGACCCGGTTGCTTGCGACACGGTGGGTCTTCAGATACTGGAGAAGATCCGCAAGGACAAGGGATTGCCGCCGCTCGACAAGGCGGGACGACCCGTCAAATATCTCGCTTCGGCCAATCAGATCGGGCTGGGTGAGGCGGTGATGGATAAAATCGAAGTCGAGACAATTCGTCTCGGCATAGCGAATATGCAGTAA
- the amrS gene encoding AmmeMemoRadiSam system radical SAM enzyme, with the protein MKRRTFIRCVGCGAAVAATQSKLLPEFLGGIQNVCAFDYTTRLSSVEARHYKKKPEGGIECGICPRHCYVTDLERGYCGVRENRSDTYYTLVYGLSCSLNIDPIEKKPLFHFHPGTTALSIATAGCNVNCKFCQNWEISQVRPEQTRNLDLPPKSLVDICRQRNVSTIAYTYSEPVIFYEYMFDTAEQGHRHGVKSVMITGGYIEEQPLIELMPHLDAIKVDLKAIREQYYKDIVGGELKPVLDRLIQIKKAGVWLELVYLVVPTLNDTEQEFKELSRWVKTYLGADTPLHYSRFYPQYLLKNLPPTPEKTMENAHAISRAEGLQYVYLGNLRGHPAESTYCPKCGKTVIGRRGYTIYEFNLDGNRCRFCKHEIPGIF; encoded by the coding sequence GTGAAAAGACGAACGTTCATCAGGTGTGTGGGATGCGGTGCGGCGGTGGCGGCGACGCAATCGAAGTTACTTCCTGAGTTTCTGGGCGGTATTCAGAATGTCTGTGCTTTTGATTACACTACCAGGTTGTCATCGGTCGAGGCTCGACACTATAAGAAAAAGCCCGAAGGCGGCATAGAATGCGGAATTTGTCCGCGCCACTGCTATGTTACCGACCTTGAGCGCGGGTACTGCGGCGTGAGGGAAAACAGGTCAGACACTTACTATACACTTGTCTATGGACTGTCGTGCTCGTTGAATATTGATCCGATAGAGAAGAAGCCGCTCTTTCATTTTCATCCCGGGACGACAGCTCTTTCTATCGCCACGGCCGGGTGTAATGTTAACTGTAAGTTCTGCCAGAACTGGGAGATATCTCAGGTCCGTCCGGAACAGACAAGAAACCTCGACCTCCCCCCCAAGAGCCTGGTCGATATATGTCGCCAGCGTAACGTGTCGACCATCGCCTATACCTATTCGGAGCCGGTCATCTTCTATGAGTACATGTTCGACACGGCCGAACAGGGGCACAGGCACGGGGTCAAATCGGTGATGATTACGGGTGGGTATATTGAAGAGCAGCCACTTATCGAACTTATGCCGCATCTTGATGCTATCAAGGTTGATCTCAAGGCGATTCGTGAACAGTATTACAAGGATATCGTTGGGGGGGAACTTAAACCCGTTCTCGACCGTCTGATTCAAATCAAGAAAGCCGGTGTCTGGCTGGAGCTTGTTTATCTGGTCGTCCCTACTTTGAACGATACCGAGCAGGAATTTAAGGAACTGTCGAGATGGGTAAAGACCTATCTTGGTGCGGATACGCCACTTCACTATTCAAGGTTTTACCCGCAATATCTTCTAAAGAATCTCCCTCCGACTCCCGAAAAAACTATGGAGAACGCTCACGCCATTAGCAGGGCGGAGGGTTTACAGTATGTTTATCTGGGTAACCTTCGGGGGCATCCGGCCGAATCAACCTATTGTCCCAAATGCGGTAAAACGGTTATCGGCCGACGGGGATACACAATCTATGAGTTCAATCTTGATGGCAATAGATGTCGGTTCTGTAAGCACGAAATTCCGGGGATTTTCTAA
- a CDS encoding 4Fe-4S binding protein has translation MTIKTVRNLRRVSQILFFAVFFWLILKTTFEVNFNPTDPTEIMLPYPVSIALEFDPLVAIATVLSSGTLYKGLLWSLVILIPTIFIGRFFCGWVCPLGSLNHWVSEIPSERLNHRGAGKIRSNHYKKYQRIKYYILLVFLGAALLGTLQIGLLDPLALLARSIGTVVLPVTHTALAGLVDWFKGLGYPPLGKLAQGVYDIIAPLLLTYRQSFFHTILTIGTLFLFILILNRIFTRFWCRGICPLGALLGIFSRFSLFGLQKDEQSCTHCGLCGLNCQGGDDPEIGRKWRQAECHLCLNCQAACPEGSLKFKFFPQQIVTPANPAGTPEINISRRKATMSVAAGLALFPLLRSGDAFEVNANPLLIRPPGSLAEPSFAAKCIRCGQCMRVCPNNALHPTLLEAGLEGMWSPYLIARIGYCEPTCTLCGQVCPTGAIMELSLKEKVGDKDTPPNRIGTAFIDRGRCLPWAMATPCIVCEEWCPTSPKAVYLKDEIAYDSKGNEVPVKRPYVDPYLCTGCGACEFACPISDRAAIYVTSAGETRSVDNQFLLERNRKKSPVRDRQA, from the coding sequence ATGACAATCAAGACAGTGCGAAACCTTCGTCGCGTATCGCAGATACTCTTTTTTGCAGTATTCTTCTGGCTTATTCTCAAAACGACCTTCGAAGTAAATTTCAACCCGACCGACCCAACCGAGATCATGCTGCCCTACCCGGTATCCATTGCGCTCGAGTTTGACCCTCTGGTAGCTATAGCGACAGTTCTGTCAAGCGGAACACTGTACAAAGGTCTGCTCTGGTCGCTGGTCATTTTAATTCCGACGATATTTATCGGACGCTTCTTCTGCGGATGGGTCTGCCCCCTTGGGTCGCTTAATCACTGGGTTTCCGAGATTCCATCCGAGAGGCTCAACCATCGGGGAGCGGGAAAAATCAGGTCGAATCACTACAAAAAATATCAGCGGATCAAATATTATATTCTGCTGGTCTTTCTTGGCGCGGCTCTGTTGGGAACGCTGCAGATAGGACTTCTGGATCCGCTGGCGTTGCTTGCCCGCTCAATCGGAACAGTGGTACTGCCGGTGACACACACCGCCCTGGCAGGGCTTGTCGATTGGTTCAAAGGACTCGGCTACCCGCCCCTGGGCAAACTGGCGCAGGGTGTGTACGATATTATTGCCCCGCTGCTTTTGACCTACCGCCAGAGTTTCTTTCACACCATCCTGACCATAGGCACACTCTTTCTGTTCATCCTGATCCTCAACCGAATTTTCACCCGTTTCTGGTGCCGGGGCATCTGTCCGCTGGGAGCTCTGCTGGGAATCTTCTCCCGCTTCTCGTTATTCGGCCTGCAAAAGGATGAGCAATCATGCACGCATTGCGGACTCTGCGGCCTGAATTGTCAGGGCGGCGATGACCCCGAGATCGGCCGCAAATGGCGCCAGGCGGAGTGCCACCTCTGCCTCAATTGCCAGGCGGCATGTCCCGAGGGTTCACTCAAATTCAAGTTCTTCCCTCAGCAGATAGTTACGCCGGCAAATCCCGCCGGTACCCCCGAAATAAATATCTCGAGGCGAAAAGCAACAATGTCCGTCGCGGCAGGTCTGGCTTTGTTTCCCCTGCTGCGATCCGGGGACGCTTTCGAGGTGAACGCCAATCCCCTGTTGATTCGACCGCCCGGCTCTCTTGCTGAACCGTCATTCGCGGCAAAGTGCATCCGCTGCGGGCAGTGTATGCGAGTGTGCCCCAACAATGCGCTTCACCCCACTCTGCTTGAGGCAGGTCTCGAAGGTATGTGGTCGCCGTATCTGATAGCCAGAATAGGCTACTGTGAGCCTACCTGCACTCTCTGCGGTCAGGTTTGTCCGACCGGCGCCATAATGGAGCTTTCTCTGAAAGAAAAGGTCGGCGACAAAGATACGCCGCCCAACCGCATCGGCACGGCTTTTATCGATCGCGGACGGTGCCTGCCGTGGGCCATGGCGACACCGTGCATCGTCTGCGAGGAATGGTGCCCTACGTCACCCAAGGCGGTATATCTCAAGGATGAAATCGCGTACGACTCTAAGGGCAATGAGGTCCCGGTTAAGCGGCCGTATGTCGATCCGTATTTGTGCACCGGCTGCGGGGCATGCGAATTCGCCTGCCCTATAAGTGACCGGGCCGCAATTTATGTTACTTCAGCCGGTGAGACGCGTTCGGTAGACAATCAATTCCTGCTCGAGAGAAACCGCAAGAAATCACCTGTCCGAGACCGACAAGCATAG